A region from the Streptomyces sp. NBC_00704 genome encodes:
- the hemB gene encoding porphobilinogen synthase encodes MTIQSTIGPAPVSTPAGAPLHRPRRLRRTPHLRRLTAETQVHASNLIQPLFLREGLTAPREIPSMPGVFQHTRDTLRKAAVEAVSAGVGGVMLFGIPQEKDERGSGAVDPDGILQVALRDVAAEVGDATVVIGDINLDEYTTHGHTGVLGPDGDVDNDASVELYGQAAVVQAEAGAHIVAPSGMMDGQVGHIRAALDAAGHHNVAILGYSAKYASHFYGPFRDAVESSLQGNRRTYQQNPGNIRESLREVALDMAEGADMVMVKPALAYLDIVRLIADHVDVPVSAYQVSGEYSMIEAAAARGWLERDGSIVESLTSIHRAGASQIITYWATEFAPRLG; translated from the coding sequence ATGACCATCCAGTCGACCATCGGCCCCGCCCCCGTCAGCACCCCCGCAGGCGCCCCGCTGCACCGCCCCCGCCGACTGCGCCGCACCCCGCACCTGCGCCGCCTCACCGCCGAGACCCAGGTCCACGCGAGCAACCTGATCCAGCCCCTGTTCCTGCGCGAGGGCCTGACCGCCCCCCGCGAGATCCCCTCCATGCCGGGCGTCTTCCAGCACACCCGCGACACCCTGCGCAAGGCGGCCGTCGAGGCCGTCAGCGCCGGCGTGGGCGGAGTGATGCTGTTCGGCATCCCGCAGGAGAAGGATGAGCGCGGCAGCGGCGCCGTCGACCCCGACGGCATCCTCCAGGTCGCGCTGCGCGACGTGGCCGCCGAGGTCGGCGACGCCACCGTCGTCATCGGCGACATCAACCTCGACGAGTACACCACCCACGGCCACACCGGCGTCCTGGGCCCCGACGGAGACGTCGACAACGACGCCAGCGTCGAACTGTACGGCCAGGCGGCCGTCGTGCAGGCCGAAGCCGGCGCCCACATCGTCGCCCCCAGCGGCATGATGGACGGCCAGGTCGGACACATCCGGGCGGCCCTCGACGCGGCCGGCCACCACAACGTCGCCATCCTCGGCTACTCGGCCAAGTACGCCTCCCACTTCTACGGCCCCTTCCGCGACGCCGTCGAGTCCTCCCTCCAGGGCAACCGCCGCACCTACCAGCAGAACCCCGGCAACATCCGCGAGTCCCTGCGCGAGGTCGCCCTCGACATGGCCGAGGGCGCCGACATGGTCATGGTCAAGCCCGCCCTGGCCTACCTCGACATCGTCCGGCTGATCGCCGACCACGTCGACGTGCCCGTCTCCGCCTACCAGGTCTCCGGCGAGTACTCCATGATCGAGGCCGCCGCCGCCCGGGGCTGGCTGGAGCGCGACGGCTCCATCGTGGAGAGCCTCACCTCGATCCACCGGGCCGGAGCCTCCCAGATCATCACCTACTGGGCCACCGAGTTCGCGCCCCGCCTGGGCTGA
- the hemA gene encoding glutamyl-tRNA reductase, with protein MRRTTPDDNRFLAVGISHATAPLDLLEQLYESPKPLDDLAQRIADADGLSASLILSTCNRLEIYAEAAPGTDPVPVLDALIADHTGVDARELAPYQYVRHDDDALRHLFQVASGLDSVVLGEDQILGQVKEALERAQRVGATSKTLNQAVQAALRTGKRARNETGLNEAGRSLATAGLAFFERTVGSLDGKTALVIGAGSFGGVVLAALRRSGLSRVHMANRTPEKAQRLAETADGRGHPLHDIPRLLTEVDVVVSCTAATEPLLRAHQVADAMPARDGRDLYLLDLSLPRNIEPEAGQIPGATLVDLQRIAEEGGDDELSVASVESAHRIVDTDVEALKAARRAARATPALSALRATAAEATEAELARLGKRLEAMDGETLQEVSRTVRRIVDKVLHQPTVRARELAGRSDGDVYVDALHILFAPHPAPAAPTPAQEVMA; from the coding sequence GTGCGACGAACCACACCGGACGACAACCGGTTCCTCGCGGTGGGCATCAGTCACGCCACCGCCCCCCTTGACCTGCTCGAACAGCTCTACGAGAGCCCCAAGCCGCTCGACGACCTGGCCCAGCGCATCGCCGACGCCGACGGCCTGAGCGCCTCGCTGATCCTGTCCACCTGCAACCGGCTCGAGATCTACGCCGAGGCCGCCCCCGGCACCGACCCCGTGCCCGTCCTCGACGCGCTCATCGCCGACCACACCGGCGTCGACGCCCGGGAACTCGCCCCCTACCAGTACGTCCGCCACGACGACGACGCCCTGCGCCACCTGTTCCAGGTCGCCTCCGGCCTCGACTCCGTCGTCCTCGGCGAGGACCAGATCCTCGGCCAGGTCAAGGAAGCCCTCGAACGCGCCCAACGCGTCGGCGCGACCAGCAAGACCCTCAACCAGGCCGTCCAGGCCGCACTGCGCACCGGCAAGCGGGCCCGCAACGAAACCGGACTCAACGAAGCCGGCCGCTCCCTCGCCACCGCCGGCCTGGCGTTCTTCGAGCGCACCGTCGGCTCACTCGACGGGAAGACCGCCCTCGTCATCGGCGCCGGCTCGTTCGGCGGGGTCGTCCTCGCCGCCCTGCGCCGCTCCGGCCTCAGCCGCGTACACATGGCCAACCGCACCCCGGAGAAGGCCCAGCGCCTCGCCGAGACCGCCGACGGCCGCGGCCACCCGCTGCACGACATACCCCGCCTGCTGACCGAGGTCGACGTCGTCGTCAGCTGCACCGCCGCCACCGAACCCCTCCTGCGCGCCCACCAGGTCGCCGACGCCATGCCCGCGCGCGACGGCCGCGACCTGTACCTCCTCGACCTCTCCCTGCCGCGCAACATCGAACCCGAAGCCGGCCAGATCCCCGGAGCCACCCTCGTCGACCTCCAGCGCATCGCGGAGGAAGGCGGCGACGACGAACTGTCCGTGGCCAGCGTCGAGAGCGCACACCGCATCGTCGACACCGACGTCGAGGCCCTCAAGGCCGCCCGCCGCGCCGCCCGCGCCACCCCCGCCCTCTCCGCGCTGCGCGCCACCGCCGCCGAGGCCACCGAAGCCGAACTCGCCCGGCTCGGCAAGCGGCTGGAAGCCATGGACGGCGAAACCCTCCAGGAGGTCTCCCGCACCGTCCGCCGCATCGTCGACAAGGTGCTCCACCAGCCCACCGTCCGCGCCCGCGAACTGGCCGGACGCTCCGACGGCGACGTCTACGTCGACGCCCTGCACATCCTGTTCGCCCCCCACCCCGCACCCGCCGCCCCCACGCCCGCCCAGGAGGTCATGGCATGA
- a CDS encoding acetate--CoA ligase family protein — MSAISALWNADSIAVIGATERPGALGRKPMDFLLRHGYKGRILPINPKGGSILGVPAHASLKDAPGPIDLALIMVGADRVAGAVDDCVEAGIPLAIIASSGFAETGADGAALQDEIVARARAGGLRLIGPNCIGAVSFNNRVLATFSPLFGAESVPFEPGTLGFVSQSGALGFGAASLALQRGLRPGWVVSTGNDADVTALEVLRELAQEPECQGLLGYLEDVPDLDTLRALSASGKPVALLKSGRTEAGGRAAASHTGALATDDRVLDAALRQLGIARVDDIDELLDAAAAFEAPLRPKGPRVAVVTTSGGSGILAADAIEDSGLQLSRLSPQSIAALTEIVPPFGAVDNPVDITATVLSDPTLFDRSLDVLLEDDSVDIIIACFCVMAGPDVQKAVTALSKAARKGGKPILVARTGADFLAPDAPAMLRDARLPDYPTPARALKAAAALWQVSRPRPDTHRDTLTPPLPAPAPQATEPQLKHLLTTAGITVPKGRTAHDADDAATLVRELGGHAVLKAVVPGLLHKSEAGGVRVDVTEQQAPAAYTDLAALGGEVLVEELAPDGIEALVGVRTSPLGTVLTVGLGGIFTEVLDDVAHRVLPLADGEAEHMISELRGAALLHGARGTAQLDTTALADLLYRLSDAIRDWPGDFELDLNPVRVLPQGAIVLDAAYSTATTPAH; from the coding sequence ATGAGCGCGATCTCAGCCCTGTGGAACGCCGACTCGATCGCCGTCATCGGCGCCACGGAACGCCCCGGAGCGCTGGGCCGCAAGCCGATGGACTTCCTGCTGCGCCACGGCTACAAGGGCCGCATCCTGCCCATCAACCCGAAGGGCGGGAGCATCCTCGGCGTCCCCGCCCACGCCTCCCTCAAGGACGCGCCCGGCCCGATCGACCTGGCGCTGATCATGGTGGGCGCGGACCGCGTCGCCGGCGCCGTCGACGACTGCGTCGAGGCCGGCATACCGCTCGCCATCATCGCCTCCTCCGGCTTCGCGGAAACCGGGGCCGACGGGGCCGCCCTCCAGGACGAGATCGTCGCCCGCGCCCGCGCGGGCGGACTGCGCCTGATCGGACCCAACTGCATCGGCGCCGTCAGCTTCAACAACCGTGTCCTGGCCACCTTCAGCCCCCTGTTCGGCGCCGAGAGCGTCCCCTTCGAGCCCGGCACCCTCGGATTCGTCAGCCAGAGCGGCGCCCTCGGCTTCGGCGCGGCCAGCCTCGCCCTCCAGCGCGGACTGCGCCCCGGCTGGGTGGTGAGCACCGGCAACGACGCTGACGTCACCGCACTGGAGGTGCTGCGCGAACTGGCCCAGGAGCCCGAGTGCCAGGGACTGCTCGGCTACCTGGAGGACGTGCCCGACCTGGACACCCTGCGCGCCCTGAGCGCCTCCGGCAAACCCGTGGCACTGCTGAAGTCCGGGCGCACCGAAGCCGGCGGCCGCGCCGCCGCCTCCCACACCGGCGCCCTCGCCACCGACGACCGCGTACTCGACGCGGCACTGCGCCAACTGGGCATCGCCCGGGTCGACGACATCGACGAACTCCTCGACGCCGCCGCCGCGTTCGAGGCCCCCCTGCGCCCGAAGGGCCCGCGCGTCGCCGTGGTCACCACCTCCGGCGGCTCCGGCATCCTCGCCGCCGACGCCATCGAGGACTCCGGCCTCCAGCTGAGCCGGCTGTCACCACAGAGCATCGCCGCGCTCACCGAGATCGTGCCGCCGTTCGGCGCGGTGGACAACCCCGTCGACATCACCGCGACCGTGCTCAGCGACCCCACCCTGTTCGACCGGTCGCTGGACGTACTGCTCGAGGACGACTCGGTCGACATCATCATCGCCTGCTTCTGCGTCATGGCCGGACCCGACGTGCAGAAGGCGGTCACCGCCCTGTCCAAGGCGGCCCGCAAGGGCGGCAAGCCGATCCTGGTGGCCCGCACCGGCGCGGACTTCCTCGCCCCGGACGCCCCCGCCATGCTCCGCGACGCCCGACTGCCGGACTACCCGACCCCGGCCCGCGCGCTGAAGGCCGCCGCCGCACTGTGGCAGGTCAGCCGCCCCCGCCCGGACACCCACCGCGACACGCTCACCCCTCCCCTCCCCGCACCCGCACCCCAGGCCACCGAGCCGCAGCTCAAGCACCTGCTCACCACCGCCGGCATCACCGTCCCCAAGGGCCGCACCGCCCACGACGCCGACGACGCGGCCACCCTGGTCCGCGAACTGGGCGGCCACGCCGTACTGAAGGCCGTCGTGCCAGGACTGCTGCACAAGTCGGAGGCCGGCGGCGTCCGCGTGGACGTCACCGAACAACAGGCGCCCGCCGCCTACACCGACCTGGCCGCGCTCGGCGGCGAGGTCCTCGTCGAGGAACTGGCCCCCGACGGGATCGAGGCGCTGGTCGGCGTCCGCACCAGCCCGCTGGGAACCGTCCTGACCGTCGGCCTCGGCGGCATCTTCACCGAGGTCCTCGACGACGTCGCCCACCGCGTACTGCCGCTCGCCGACGGCGAGGCCGAGCACATGATCTCCGAACTGCGCGGCGCCGCCCTGCTGCACGGAGCCCGCGGCACGGCGCAACTCGACACCACGGCACTGGCCGACCTGCTGTACCGCCTGTCCGACGCGATCCGCGACTGGCCGGGCGACTTCGAACTGGACCTCAACCCGGTCCGGGTACTGCCGCAAGGCGCAATCGTCCTGGACGCCGCCTACAGCACAGCCACCACCCCCGCCCACTGA